In Gossypium hirsutum isolate 1008001.06 chromosome D06, Gossypium_hirsutum_v2.1, whole genome shotgun sequence, one genomic interval encodes:
- the LOC107956204 gene encoding angio-associated migratory cell protein, whose product MPAQDDEEQGQVFFDESDIIHEVDVDEEDLPDADDEDDIENIEDPDDSIHIFTGHTGELYAVACSPTDPVLVATGGGDDKGFLWKIGHADWASELQGHTDSVSTLAFSSDGQLLASGGFDGLVKVWDTFGNFKRTLEGPGGGIEWIRWHPKGHLILAGSEDCTAWMWNADNGNCLNVFSGHDAIVTCGDFTPDGKTICTGSEDATLRIWNPRSGESIHVVRGHPYHTEGLTCLSISSDSTLAITGSKDGSVHIVNITTGKVVSSCSSQTGSTDGNPESIECVLFAPNFPWAVFGGMDQNLTIWDLQNSSPRFICNHEEGVTCLAWLGASKFLATGCCDGRICIWNCLSGECIETFKGHEHAIQSLAVSSNLEFLVSVSMDGTARVFAIRDFC is encoded by the exons atgCCAGCCCAGGATGACGAGGAGCAGGGCCAGGTATTCTTTGATGAATCCGACATAATCCACGAAGTTGATGTCGACGAAGAAG ATCTTCCTGATGCTGACGATGAGGATGATATTGAAAATATTGAGGATCCAGATGATTCTATTCACATATTCACTGGCCATACGG GTGAACTTTATGCAGTTGCCTGTAGCCCAACAGATCCAGTGTTAGTGGCTACTGGGGGTGGAGATGATAAGGGGTTCCTTTGGAAGATAGGTCATGCTGATTGGGCTTCTGAGCTCCAAG GCCATACCGATTCAGTCTCTACTTTAGCCTTTAGCAGTGATGGACAACTACTTGCATCTGGAGGTTTTGACGGACTTGTTAAAGTTTGGGATACCTTTGGAAATTTCAAACGCACACTTGAGGGTCCTGGAGGTGGCATTGAG TGGATTAGGTGGCACCCAAAAGGTCATCTGATCTTAGCCGGATCTGAGGATTGCACTGCTTGGATGTGGAATGCTGATAATGGGAACTGTCTTAATGTATTCTCAGGCCATGATGCCATTGTGACCTGTGGTGATTTTACCCCTGATG GCAAAACAATATGTACTGGTTCTGAAGATGCTACATTGAGGATCTGGAATCCAAGAAGTGGTGAAAGCATTCATGTTGTAAGAG GTCATCCATATCATACAGAAGGACTGACGTGCTTGTCTATAAGTTCTGATTCAACTTTAGCTATTACTGGTTCTAAGGATGGCTCTGTTCACATTGTGAATATCACAACTGGGAAG GTTGTTAGTTCTTGCTCTTCTCAGACAGGTTCAACTGATGGCAATCCAGAGTCAATTGAATGTGTTTTGTTTGCACCAAA CTTTCCTTGGGCTGTTTTCGGTGGCATGGATCAAAACCTTACAATTTGGGATCTACAAAACTCATCACCACGTTTCATATGTAACCACGAG GAAGGAGTGACATGCTTAGCTTGGCTTGGAGCATCTAAATTCTTGGCTACTGGGTGTTGTGATGGGAGAATATGCATATGGAATTGTCTCTCCGGGGAATGCATCGAAACCTTCAAAGGGCATGAACATGCCATCCAATCTCTCGCTGTATCTTCAAATCTGGAGTTCCTTGTTTCTGTTTCCATGGACGGCACTGCTCGTGTATTTGCAATCCGAGATTTCTGTTAG
- the LOC121218344 gene encoding hydroxyproline O-galactosyltransferase HPGT2 — translation MQRTENCLLIFLRGTLNRFLSAMFSLGLRSQTNSPCLILFLLFLLLKPKVLTIEDKLIVLGCKDLERRIVEVEMDLTLAKSQGYLKHQLPQSESYSQRKLLAIIGVYTGFGSYLKRNTFRGSWMPRGDALKKLEERGVVIRFVIGRSANRGDSLDCHIDEENSKMKDFFILEWRLKVLLLKSRRTKTLLLCQRIL, via the exons ATGCAGAGAACAGAAAATTGCTTGCTAATCTTCTTAAGAGGAACATTAAACAGGTTTCTTTCTGCGATGTTTTCGTTAGGACTCAGAAGCCAAACAAATTCTCCTTGTTTGATCCTATTTCTTCTGTTTCTATTATTG AAACCAAAGGTTCTTACCATTGAAGATAAGTTAATAGTCTTAGGATGCAA gGATCTGGAaagaaggattgtagaagttgagATGGATTTGACATTAGCTAAGAGTCAAGGCTACCTCAAGCACCAGTTGCCACAAAGTGAGTCTTATTCACAACGAAAGCTTCTAGCAATTATTGGAGTTTATACTGGATTTGGTAGTTACTTGAAACGAAATACATTTAGAGGTTCTTGGATGCCTAGAG GTGATGCTTTAAAAAAACTTGAGGAAAGAGGAGTAGTGATACGATTTGTGATTGGTCGAAG TGCTAATCGAGGAGATAGCTTGGATTGCCATATTGATGAGGAAAATAGTAAGATGAAAGATTTCTTTATTCTT GAATGGAGATTAAAGGTGTTGTTGCTGAAATCCAGAAGGACAAAAACACTCCTCTTGTGccaaag AATACTGTGA